The nucleotide window CCAGTCGATGGCCGCCGTCGGGGGCACGGAAAGGGCAGGTGGGTCGAGCTCGCCCTGCGTCGGTTGCTGATGTGTGCATGATTGTGTATAGTCATGCACGAAGTTTCCGATTTCTTTGGACCCTCATGCCCCCGCCGAGTATCCCCATGCCCTCAGGCCCGACCGCGATCCGGGCCACGCGACTCATCTTCCTGCTATCCGGCATCGCCATGTCGGCCTGGGCGCCCATGGTGCCTTACGCCAAGACGCGCCTCGGTCTGGACGACGCCCAGCTGGGCCTCCTCCTGCTGGCGTTTGGCGGTGGCTCGATGGTTTCAATGCCCTTCGTCGGCTGGCTGAGTCATCGCTTCGGCAACCGCCGGGTCATCGTCACCTGCGGCTTGTTGCTCAGCCTGGCCCTGCCGGCGCTGGCCACGGCCAGCCATGTGATCACTTTGCTGGTCGCCTTGCTCTACTTCGGCGTCATGCTTGGTGCGGTGGACGTGGCGATGAATGCGCATGCAGTGGAAGTGGAGCGCATGGAGCGACGCGTGCTGATGTCGGGCTTTCACGGGCTTTTCAGCGTAGGCGGCCTCGCTGGCGCAGCGGGGATGAGTGCCATGCTGGCGCTCGGCGTCCCTTTGATGGCCTCCAGTGTCGTGGTCACCGCGCTCATCGTCGTCATCGTGCTGACGCAACGTTCGGGATTGCTTCCGGGCGTCGCCAGGGACGACGTGAAAGACAGCGTGTTCCGGGTGCCGGGTCTGCTGGTCATTCTGCTGGGCATGCTGTGCTTCGTGAGTTTCCTGGCAGAAGGATCCATGCTTGACTGGAGTGCGGTGTTCCTCAGGGATTTCCGCGGCTTCACTGCGGCAGGCGCGGGCATTGGCTACGCCTGCTTCTCCGTTGCCATGGCCGCAGGACGCCTCACGGGCGACCAGGTCGTGCAGCGAATTGGTCCCGAGTGGGCCGTGCGAGGCGGTGCACTACTGGCAGCAACCGGCTTCCTTCTCGCAGCTGGCATCGCGTGGCCGGGAGCCTCCTTGTTCGGATTCGTGCTGATCGGCCTGGGCGCATCCAACATCGTGCCCGTTATGTTCAGTGCGGCCGGCCACATGCCGGGCGCCTCGCCGGCCATCTCCATCGCGACAGTGACGACGCTTGGCTATGCGGGTCTGCTTAGTGGTCCCGCCTTGATCGGTTTCATTTCGCACGGCAGCAGCCTGCCGATGGCGCTCGGCACAGTGTCCGGCATGCTCATGCTGGTCGCAGGCGCGGCGCGCATCGTACGCCCTCGTCAGGAGAAAACGGCATGATTGATACGGTGGTTTTCGATCTGGGTGGCGTTCTGATCGACTGGAACCCTCGCCACTTCTTCCGCCCGGTTTTCAACGACGACGAGGCGATGGAGCATTTTCTCGCGCACGTCTGCAATCAGGCATGGAACGAGCAGCAGGATGCTGGCCGCTCGTGGCATGAGGCGACGGCGATGTTGGTCAGCCAGTTCCCGGAGCACCAGGCGATGATCGAAGCCTATCGGACAGGATGGGAAAAGATGCTCGGCGGCGTGTTTCAGGACACGATCGATATCCTTGCCGAACTCCGCGCCGCGGGCATCCGCCTCTATGCGCTGACCAACTGGTCGCATGAAACCTTTCCTATCGCGCTGGAGCGCTACGAATTCCTGCAGTGGTTCGAAGGCATCGTGGTGTCGGGCGAGGAGCATCTGATCAAGCCAGACGCACGCATCTTCGACGTGCTGCTCCAGCGCTACGCTATCGATCCGGATCGGGCGTTGTATGTCGACGATTCGGCTCGCAACGTGGACGCGTCCCGCGCACTGGGTATGCGCGCGTGGCAGTTCCAGGGTGCGGGCGGCTTTCGGGATTGGCTTGTCGCGCATGGCGTTCTGGCCCGCGCAGGAGGCGTGCCATGAATACGCCCGTGGACGCGCTGCCGGAGGAGCGGCAGCGGTTGATCATCGAGCGTTTGCGTCAGCGAGGACGTGTTGTTGCCGTTGAGCTGGCTCGCGAGTTTGACGTTTCGGAAGATTCCATCAGACGAGATCTGCGCGAGCTCGCTGCGCAAGGTTTGTGCAAACGCGTCTACGGCGGTGCACTGCCGCTGTCTGCCGCGGTTGCTCCGCTGAAAGAGCGTCGCCAGGAAAACGTCATGCGCAAACAGGCGCTGGCGCGAAAGGCGGCGACGCTCGTGCGCGCCGGCCAGATCCTGATGATCGACGCGGGCACGACGAACTCCGCCATTGCCGCAGCCTTGCCAGACCATCTGGACCTGACGGTGGTCACCAATGCACCGGACATCGCGCAGGTCCTGATGGAGCGGGAAGGCTTCGAGATCCTGCTCATCGGGGGGCGCATTGATCCTCGTGTGGGTGCGACGGTCGGCGCTCAGGCTCTGCAGGAAATCGAACAGATTCGAGCGGACATTTGCTTTCCTGGCGCCTGCGCCATGGATGCCGAGAGTGGCCTGTGGGGATTCGACAGCGAGGAGACGCGGCTCAAGCGCGCCATGGTCCGTGCGTGCGGCGAAACGGTCGTGGTCGTCACGTCGGACAAAATCAACACGGTGGCCACTTATCGCATCGCAGAGACCGCCGATGTCCAGCACATCGTCGTGGAAGGCGATACGGATGGGTCGATCGTCGCATCACTGACCGCGCGGGGACCGCAGGTGCATCGCGCCGATGAGGGGTGATCCCTTCATGTAATGCTCATTGAGGCTTCATGTCTTGGCGTTGCGCAGCCATCGCCAGCAGCGATGATGGTTCTCGCCGCAACGCCGCGGCGCAAACCACAAGGAGCAAGCATCATGGGTTATGTCATGAGTGGCCTCTCGAACCCGCTCAATCGCGAGCAGGTCGTCAACGCCGAGGGTGTGGTGCAGGACGTGGAGTTGTCCGCCGAAGAGCTCGCCGAGCTTCAGCGACAGGATTGATGGCTGGATCCAGCCTCAGAAGGCAGCCCCCTCGTTCGAGGGGGCTCTGATGCCCGCCACGTGAGTTGCACCATGTCGAATGATGTCGAGCGCGAATTCAGCCTGGACGAGGCCGAGCGTCGTATCGATCGATTTGTCCATGCCGAGGGCTTGTCGTGGCGCCTGCGCATGCACGGTGAGCGGCACGGCGTATGCCTGGCTCGGCTCACCCGCGGGCAGGATGTCATCCATCGCGGTGCCGGCAAAGGGAAGCTTCGGTCGGCTCTCGTCGGGGGCAAATACGAAGCCGTCGAGCACTGGCTCACCGAACGCTGGGGAGGGCGCCATGCCTGCGTCGTTCCCGTGGATAAGGCCGCAGAACAGGCAACGACCGACCACCTTCCGATGGCGCTGCTGCGCGAACAGCCGGGCGCCCGGATTGCCTGCCGAACATACACCCGGCTCGGTGACGGCGCGACGACGCTTCAACCTTTGTCACTGGCTCTGCCCGGGTATGAGCGCCAGCGCCTTGCGGGTGACACCTTCGACTATCGGCATCTGCGCCGTTACGCAAGCAACAGTGGCACCGCGATGGGCGGCAACGTCGCCGAAGCGACGCTGCACGCTCTCAATGAGTGCATCGAACGTGATGCACTGTCGCTGTTCCTGCTTACCCACTTCTACTACCGCTCCGGCAGCCCCTTGCGCAGGGTCGATCTCAGCCAGGTTCCGGATGACCTTGGCGTGCTGATCGATGATATTCGCGGCATCATCGGGGCCGAGCTGGTCCTCCTCAATATCTCCACGGGTTTTGGCGTGACGACTTGCCTCGCTTTCGCGCATGCGACGTATGACGGACCGCATGTCTATGGCGCCGGCGCGTCGCTGAGCCCCATCCACGCGGCTTTTCGGGCACTGTCCGAACTGCTGCAGGTGCACCTGGCCGTCTCGAATGGCTGGTGCGGTGACGATCTTGCACTGGCGCAAGCGTCGTTGCGTGGGTTTCCGGCGCTGTACCGTGCACTGATGTTCAGCGTGAACGCGCTCCAGGGGTCTTCCATG belongs to Dyella terrae and includes:
- a CDS encoding MFS transporter, yielding MPSGPTAIRATRLIFLLSGIAMSAWAPMVPYAKTRLGLDDAQLGLLLLAFGGGSMVSMPFVGWLSHRFGNRRVIVTCGLLLSLALPALATASHVITLLVALLYFGVMLGAVDVAMNAHAVEVERMERRVLMSGFHGLFSVGGLAGAAGMSAMLALGVPLMASSVVVTALIVVIVLTQRSGLLPGVARDDVKDSVFRVPGLLVILLGMLCFVSFLAEGSMLDWSAVFLRDFRGFTAAGAGIGYACFSVAMAAGRLTGDQVVQRIGPEWAVRGGALLAATGFLLAAGIAWPGASLFGFVLIGLGASNIVPVMFSAAGHMPGASPAISIATVTTLGYAGLLSGPALIGFISHGSSLPMALGTVSGMLMLVAGAARIVRPRQEKTA
- a CDS encoding HAD family hydrolase; translation: MIDTVVFDLGGVLIDWNPRHFFRPVFNDDEAMEHFLAHVCNQAWNEQQDAGRSWHEATAMLVSQFPEHQAMIEAYRTGWEKMLGGVFQDTIDILAELRAAGIRLYALTNWSHETFPIALERYEFLQWFEGIVVSGEEHLIKPDARIFDVLLQRYAIDPDRALYVDDSARNVDASRALGMRAWQFQGAGGFRDWLVAHGVLARAGGVP
- a CDS encoding DeoR/GlpR family DNA-binding transcription regulator encodes the protein MNTPVDALPEERQRLIIERLRQRGRVVAVELAREFDVSEDSIRRDLRELAAQGLCKRVYGGALPLSAAVAPLKERRQENVMRKQALARKAATLVRAGQILMIDAGTTNSAIAAALPDHLDLTVVTNAPDIAQVLMEREGFEILLIGGRIDPRVGATVGAQALQEIEQIRADICFPGACAMDAESGLWGFDSEETRLKRAMVRACGETVVVVTSDKINTVATYRIAETADVQHIVVEGDTDGSIVASLTARGPQVHRADEG
- a CDS encoding YcaO-like family protein, which translates into the protein MSNDVEREFSLDEAERRIDRFVHAEGLSWRLRMHGERHGVCLARLTRGQDVIHRGAGKGKLRSALVGGKYEAVEHWLTERWGGRHACVVPVDKAAEQATTDHLPMALLREQPGARIACRTYTRLGDGATTLQPLSLALPGYERQRLAGDTFDYRHLRRYASNSGTAMGGNVAEATLHALNECIERDALSLFLLTHFYYRSGSPLRRVDLSQVPDDLGVLIDDIRGIIGAELVLLNISTGFGVTTCLAFAHATYDGPHVYGAGASLSPIHAAFRALSELLQVHLAVSNGWCGDDLALAQASLRGFPALYRALMFSVNALQGSSMESERLDGDVRRPLDHQIETIVEALAGRGFHAAACVLGETDEGLALVNVTVPGFERFFVVGSGNVVLPGGRGKLAAQTA